The Chanos chanos chromosome 6, fChaCha1.1, whole genome shotgun sequence genome includes a region encoding these proteins:
- the hmgn1a gene encoding non-histone chromosomal protein HMG-14A-like yields MPKRNKANNDTEAVEPKRRSERLQAKPQPKSEPKPKQKAPPKQKKVKEVEKAKPEEKKEETNPEPEVEKEAEQEEAPAENGETKAEEEAPAAEEPGQKEEEEEEEEEEEAAAE; encoded by the exons ATGCCGAAAAGAAACAAA gcAAACAATGACACTGAGGCAGTTGAG CCCAAGAGGAGGTCGGAGAGACTCCAAGCC AAACCACAGCCAAAGTCGGAGCCAAAGCCAAAG CAAAAGGCCCCTCCCAAGCAGAAGAAGGTGAAGGAGGTAGAGAAGGCGAAgcctgaagaaaagaaagaagagaccaACCCTGAGCCAGAAGTAGAGAAGGAAGCAGAACAGGAAGAGGCTCCAGCTGAGAATGGAGAGACTAAAGCTGAAGAG GAGGCACCAGCTGCAGAAGAGCCtggacagaaagaagaggaagaggaggaagaggaagaggag
- the get1 gene encoding guided entry of tail-anchored proteins factor 1 translates to MAAGYNWFLVLSSVFLCNLVKTLLPSISSFLSKIIQKDAEQEMEMRTEIQNMRMELSSISMMDEFARYARLERKINKMTDKLKTHVKSRTAQQAKMKWIVNIVFYILQAALMISLIWKYYADPVTVVPSKWIAPLERLVAFPSGVAGGVGITCWLVVCNKVVAIGLHAIS, encoded by the exons atggcTGCCGGCTACAATTGGTTCCTGGTACTGAGCTCAGTCTTTTTGTGCAATCTCGTCAAAACACTGTTACCTTCTATTTCTTCATTT CTATCAAAGATCATTCAGAAAGATGCAGAACAAGAAATGGAGATGAGGACAGAGATCCAGAATATGAGGATGGAGCTATCTTCCATCAGCATGATGGATGAGTTTGCCAGGTACGCTCGACTGGAGCGTAAGATcaacaaaatgacagacaaattGAAGACTCACG TTAAGTCAAGAACTGCTCAACAAGCCAAAATGAAGTGGATCGTGAATATAGTTTTTTACATTCTCCAG GCGGCATTGATGATCTCTCTCATTTGGAAGTACTACGCCGATCCAGTCACAGTTGTGCCCAGTAAGTGGATTGCCCCACTGGAGCGACTGGTGGCTTTCCCATCTGGTGTTGCAG gtggtGTTGGAATAACGTGCTGGTTGGTGGTCTGTAACAAAGTGGTAGCGATTGGTCTTCATGCTATAAGCTAA